A window of the Danio aesculapii chromosome 10, fDanAes4.1, whole genome shotgun sequence genome harbors these coding sequences:
- the LOC130236504 gene encoding mucin-4-like, giving the protein MDQGWKRLPLLVVFLLFWKNAPGYAYSTYRNAGQWWGQPSDNAFLPLAVQSSVPEAPVMGVLLEEVVSSLPKNTPKFNLLQVVKGDVSSSSDSTSQALPPNTPSSASLPVDQSGIGGLVSLQGLSGSTTSGSGPIVFAQGVSGSFPSKTGVPSQSTNDQSSPSLSSSVSQGATYGVITQAQGTSQFVPGSSSPYATISSPKYVTSRLMTGPSTKQFTSVYGTPTGSSAPFILQELLQGQDSTSQVVSVPSTPYVAVSLPQSVTSQLTPVPSSKQVTSVYTTQTGSSAPFTLQGLLQGQDSTSQVVSVPSTPYVSVSLPQVVTSQLTPVPSSKQVTSVYTTQTGSSAPFTLQGLLQGKGSTSQVVSVPSPPSVSLPQVVTSQLTPVPSSKQVTSFYTTQTGSSAPFTLQELLQGQDSTSQVVSGSSTPYVSVTLPQVVTSQLTPVPSSKQVTSVYTTQTGSSAPFTLQGLLQGKGSTSQVVSVPSTPYVSVSLPQVVTSQSAVPSSKQVTSVYTTQTGSSAPFTLQELLQGQDSTSQVVSVPSTPYVSVSLPQVVTSQLTPVPSSKQVTSFYTTQTGSSVPFTLQELLQGQDSTSQVVSGSSTPYVSVSLPQVVTSQSAVPSSKQVTSVYTTQTGSSAPFTLQELLQGQDSTSQVVSVPSTPYVSVSLPQVVTSQSAVPSSKKITAVYDSQTGSSAPYTLQGSTTYGGLIQAQNAKDSSSTGSSSSVLQTSTGDLFHPSSSFSTLRRYYSVKG; this is encoded by the exons ATGGATCAAGGGTGGAAAAG GTTACCCTTGTTAGTAGTCTTCCTGCTGTTTTGGAAGAATGCTCCTGGTTATGCAT ATTCAACTTATCGAAATGCTGGCCAATGGTGGGGTCAGCCATCTGACAACGCTTTCTTGCCTCTTGCAGTCCAGTCTTCTGTGCCAGAAGCCCCTGTGATGGGGGTTTTGCTTGAAGAAGTGGTCTCTAGTTTGCCAAAAAACACACCCAAGTTTAATCTACTTCAGGTTGTTAAAGGTGATGTTTCCAGCAGTTCTGACTCAACATCCCAAGCTCTACCTCCAAATACCCCCTCTTCAGCTTCTCTGCCTGTGGATCAATCTGGTATTGGTGGTTTAGTGTCACTTCAGGGTTTGTCTGGATCCACCACAAGTGGTTCTGGACCAATTGTTTTTGCACAAGGGGTAAGTGGCAGCTTCCCTTCCAAGACTGGAGTTCCTAGCCAGTCCACTAATGACCAGAGCTCCCCGAGTCTGTCTAGTTCAGTTTCTCAAGGTGCCACCTATGGCGTAATTACCCAGGCTCAAGGTACAAGTCAGTTTGTTCCAGGGTCTTCATCCCCATATGCAACCATATCATCGCCCAAATATGTTACTAGTCGGTTGATGACTGGACCAAGCACAAAGCAGTTTACCTCCGTCTATGGCACCCCGACGGGATCCTCTGCTCCTTTCATTTTGCAAGAACTACTGCAGGGTCAAGATTCAACAAGCCAGGTTGTTTCGGTTCCTTCAACCCCATATGTAGCTGTATCATTGCCCCAAAGTGTTACTAGTCAGCTGACCCCTGTGCCAAGTTCAAAGCAGGTCACCTCTGTCTATACCACCCAGACAGGATCCTCTGCCCCTTTCACTCTGCAAGGACTACTCCAGGGTCAAGATTCAACAAGCCAGGTGGTTTCAGTACCTTCAACCCCATACGTATCTGTATCTTTGCCCCAAGTTGTCACTAGTCAATTGACCCCTGTGCCAAGTTCAAAGCAGGTCACCTCTGTCTATACCACCCAGACAGGATCCTCTGCCCCTTTCACTCTGCAAGGACTACTCCAGGGTAAAGGTTCAACAAGCCAGGTGGTTTCAGTACCTTCACCCCCATCTGTATCTTTGCCCCAAGTTGTCACTAGTCAATTGACCCCTGTGCCAAGTTCAAAGCAGGTCACCTCTTTTTATACCACCCAAACAGGATCTTCTGCCCCTTTCACTTTGCAAGAACTACTGCAGGGTCAAGATTCAACAAGCCAGGTTGTTTCGGGATCTTCAACCCCATATGTATCTGTAACATTGCCCCAAGTTGTTACTAGTCAATTGACCCCTGTGCCAAGTTCAAAGCAGGTCACCTCTGTCTATACCACCCAGACAGGATCCTCTGCCCCTTTCACTCTGCAAGGACTACTCCAGGGTAAAGGTTCAACAAGCCAGGTGGTTTCAGTACCTTCAACCCCATACGTATCTGTATCATTGCCCCAAGTTGTTACTAGTCAGTCAGCTGTGCCAAGTTCAAAGCAGGTCACCTCTGTTTATACCACCCAGACAGGATCCTCTGCCCCTTTCACTTTGCAAGAACTACTCCAGGGTCAAGATTCAACAAGCCAGGTTGTTTCAGTACCTTCAACCCCATACGTATCTGTATCTTTGCCCCAAGTTGTTACTAGTCAATTGACCCCTGTGCCAAGTTCAAAGCAGGTCACCTCTTTTTATACCACCCAGACAGGATCTTCTGTCCCTTTCACTTTGCAAGAACTACTCCAGGGTCAAGATTCAACAAGCCAGGTTGTTTCGGGATCTTCAACCCCATACGTATCTGTATCATTGCCCCAAGTTGTTACTAGTCAGTCAGCTGTGCCAAGTTCAAAGCAGGTCACCTCTGTTTATACGACCCAGACAGGATCCTCTGCCCCTTTCACTTTGCAAGAACTACTCCAGGGTCAAGATTCAACAAGCCAGGTTGTTTCAGTACCTTCAACCCCATACGTATCTGTATCCCTGCCCCAAGTTGTTACTAGTCAGTCAGCTGTGCCGAGTTCAAAGAAGATTACTGCGGTCTATGACTCTCAGACAGGTTCCTCTGCTCCTTACACTTTGCAAGGAAGCACCACATATGGTGGACTAATCCAGGCTCAAAATGCCAAAGATTCGTCTTCTACAGGATCTTCATCCTCTGTCCTCCAGACCTCAACTGGTGACCTTTTTCATCCTTCAAGCAGCTTTTCTACCCTAAGACGTTACTACTCTGTCAAGGGTTAG